CGTACGGGGCTCCATCCGTAGGCGTACTGGAAGTGGAGGATCAGCCCGAACATCACGGCGGCCATCGCGATGGCCGTGCCGATCTGCGCGATGGCGGCGCCGCGGACGGTGCCGTTGGAGAAGAGGCGCAGATCCAGCATCGGCGATGCGCTGCGGCGCTCGTGCCACACGAACCCGACCCCTGCGGCGATCGCACCGAGGACCGAAGCGAGCGTGGCCGCGGAGAGCCAGCCGTGCTCGACGCCGCTGGTCAGCGAGTAGCAGGCGAGGCCGATGGTGAGGACGCTGAGGACGGCGCCCGGCAGGTCGAGCTTGTCGCGGGTCAGGTCCTCCGGCCGGTCGGCCGGCACGCCGAGGCGGACGCCGATGGCCGCGATCAGGGCGATCGGGGCGTTGACGACCAGGAGCCACTGCCACGAGACGTGGGCCAGGGCGGTGCCGCCCAGCAGCGGGCCGAGAACGAAGCCGGACATGCCGACGACGATCATCAGCGTCATCGCGCGCATCCGCAGCGCCTTGTCGTCGAACAGCCGGAAGACCAGCGAGTTGGTGATCGGGGCCATCGCCGCGGCGGCGACGCCGAGGCCGGCCCGCAGGGTGATGAGCTGCCCCGCGCTGGTGACCGCGACGACGCCCAGGCTCAGCAGCCCGAACACCGCGAGGCCGACCAGCAGCACGCGTCGGCGTCCGAGCCGGTCGGCCATCGATCCTGCCGTCAGCAGCAGCCCGCCGAAGGTCAGCGAGTACGCGCCGGTGACCCACTGCAGCGAGGTCGTGCTGCCGTCCAGGTCCCGGCCGATCGTGGGCAGGGCGATCGAGAGCAGCGTGTTGTCGACCATCTCGACGAAGAAGGCCAGGCAGAGCGCGGCCAAAGGTATCCATGCGGCGCGCAGCGACGGATAGGTGCGCGACGCGGCGGGCGCGGTGGCTGTGGTGGTCATGGCGGGCCTCCTTTCGTGACGTCGCCGACTATCGAACGACGTTCTACAATAGAACGCAGTTCGATAAATGTGCAAGCTGTGATTGGATGTGGACCATGACAGGCCCGCGACCACGACCCGCCGACCGTCCTTCCCGGGGGCGTCAACGCGCCTCGCACTCCATCGAGGCCGTTCTCGGTGCGGCGGTGGCCCTCCTCGACGAGGCGGGTGAGCCGGCGCTGACCCTGCGCGCCCTCGCGGCCCGGCTCGGCACCGGCGTCGGCAGCATCTACTGGTACGTCTCGGGCAAGGACGAGCTGCTCGACCGGGCCATCGACCATGTGCTCGGTGGGGTGCTGACCGCCGTCGAGGGGCAGACCGACAGCGGCGACCCGATCGACGACCTGCGCCTGATGGCCGAAAAGCTCTTCGACGCGATCGTGGACCGGCCCTGGCTGGGCGGGCGCTTCATGCGCGACATCAACGTCCAGGGAAATTCGCTGCGGCTCTACGAAGAGCTGGGGCGGCAGACGCTGCGACTCGACCTCACACCACGGGAGCGGTTCTACGCCGTGTCGGCGATCGTGGGGGTCGTGGTCGCCAACGCCGCCGACCTGGGGCAGGAGCCGCCGGCGGAGGTGGTCGACGGCATCGTGGGCCGCGAGGAGTTCCTCGGTCGCTACGCCCAGACGTGGCGTGAGCTCGACGCCGAGGAGTATCCGTTCGTGCGCGACATCGTCGAGGAGTTCGACGGGCACGACGACAAGGAGCAGTTCCTCGCGGCGCTGGATCTGACGCTGGCGGGCCTCCGCATCCAGGCCGGAGCCTGACGCAAAGAATCCGCAGCCGATCCCGGAAGGGGTCGGCCACGGAGTCCTGGTTGACTGATCAGCGGCCCTCGGGCAGTCGGAGGTAGGTCAGAACCGTCTTGATCCCGCTGTCGACCAGGCGCCCCTGCGCGTCGAAGGCGCCGGCCCCGTCCGTCATCCCGAAGTCGTTGTCGTTGATCAGCGCGAGGGTGTTGTGCCCGGCCAGGGCGACTCCCTCGATCTTTCCGGGCACGCCCGGGACCGTACCGAGATCAACGACCAGGCGCTTGCGCAGCACCGGCACGCCCGCGGCCGAGGGGTCGGCCAGCTGCTCGTACGAGGGCGAAGTCGCCGCGGAGTCCCAGGCGCTGCCCAGGATGCCCTTGCCGTGCGGCAGGGTGACGCGCTGCAGCCGGGCCGCCTTGTCGGTGCGCTCCTCCACCAGGAGGCTGTCGCCGCCGATCGCCACGACCGAGGAGACCTTCAGCTCGGAGGTGTCGTCCTCGCTCGGGTCGACCACGTTCACCGGGTCGAACCGGTAGGCGTACTCGGCCGTGACGGCCCGGTGCTTGGTCGAGAAGCGCAGCAGCCGGACGTTGAGCGATCCTTCACCGGCCGCGGTGTCGGGCACCGACAGCGGGCTCTGCACCGCCAGCACCAGGTCGCCGCCCGGGAGTTGGGCCAGCCCCTCGAAACCGCGGTTGATCTTGCGCTGGAGCAGGATGGCGGGCAGCGACTCGACCACCGGGTAGTCGGTGCCGGTCAGGTGCAGCCCCTTGGGGACGTAGCGCGTGAGGACCTGCCCGCGCGCCGACACGTGCACCAGGGAGGGGCCGTACTCGTCGACCAGCCAGAAGCTGCCGTCCTTCGCCCGCACGATGCCCTCGGTGTCGAGACCGTTCGGGTTGTACGAGAGCGGGGACTTCGCGTCGTAGGAGTACGGAGCCTCGTCGCGGCCCTGCTGGTTCGAAAGGCCCGTCACGGCCGCGCCCGACCGGGTGGTCAGCGGTATCGCCTGCAGCACCTTCAGCTTGCCGTGCTCCGTGCGCACCTTCACGATCGCCGGGTCGAAACCGGGGACCGGGAACGTGCGCCGCTTCGCGCCGTCGATCTTGATCTGTCCGTTGGGGCCGCGGTCGGTCACCGTCCAGAACTCGCCCTGGCGGCCCGCCGGGTAGATGTCGCTCCCGATGCCGCCGAGGTCGACGCCCCTGTCGTTGCCGACGGTCCCGGGCAGCAGCGTGTTGGAGAAGGTGCCCAGCGGGATGTCGCCGAGCACCGCGGTGCCGGTGACCCGGGCGGTGCCGTGCCCGTGTCCCGGGGCTCCGGTGGCGGTGCCGGCCACCGCGACGGCGGCGAGCAGGGCGAGCGGCAGTCCCACAGCGACGGAACGCTTGAGAACACGCGGGGACATGAGGCCTCCTGGGGCGCAAAGGTGCGGACAGCGGCCAGGCTGGGCCTTCATTCCCAACGGTGCACCACGGGAGGGTGAACACCGGACGACGTACGGACGGCGCCTCCCGCGAAGGGCGGAGGCGCCGTCGTCAACTGCCGCCGGGATCAGGGGAGGCGGGACGAGCTGTCGTACGTCACTCCTCGCCCGTGAGCACGGCCAGCGCCGCCGCAGGATCGTGATCAGCAGGCCCGGCCGGAGTCCAGCGGCCGCGCTCCTTGCGGTACGGCCACCACCGCCCGTCCCGTCCGTACCGCAACTGCGCATCGGTGCCCGTCACCGTCCACCGGTTGCGGCCGGCCCGCAGCGACGGCCGCGCTCCCTCCTCCCAGGCCTGGTCCAGCTGGGTGCGGGCACGCGCCAGGCTCTCCGGCTCCGGGGTCCACTCCTCCTCCAGTACGGAGAGAGCCGCGGCCCCGCCGTACTCCCAGGCGCGCACGGCGAGCGCCAGCTCGGCCCGCTCGCGCTGCGAACCCTCCGCCAGCCGTGCGGAGAGCCGCGCATCCGCACCGGCCGCAGCCAGCCGTACGGCATCCTGCTCCGGCGTCAACTCCGGTTCCACAGGCTGCTGTTCATGCCCCGGCGACAGCGCGTCCAGCAGCATCAGCCGCGCCCGTCGGGCGGCGTCCGACGCCAGG
The sequence above is drawn from the Streptomyces sp. NBC_01465 genome and encodes:
- a CDS encoding esterase-like activity of phytase family protein, with the protein product MSPRVLKRSVAVGLPLALLAAVAVAGTATGAPGHGHGTARVTGTAVLGDIPLGTFSNTLLPGTVGNDRGVDLGGIGSDIYPAGRQGEFWTVTDRGPNGQIKIDGAKRRTFPVPGFDPAIVKVRTEHGKLKVLQAIPLTTRSGAAVTGLSNQQGRDEAPYSYDAKSPLSYNPNGLDTEGIVRAKDGSFWLVDEYGPSLVHVSARGQVLTRYVPKGLHLTGTDYPVVESLPAILLQRKINRGFEGLAQLPGGDLVLAVQSPLSVPDTAAGEGSLNVRLLRFSTKHRAVTAEYAYRFDPVNVVDPSEDDTSELKVSSVVAIGGDSLLVEERTDKAARLQRVTLPHGKGILGSAWDSAATSPSYEQLADPSAAGVPVLRKRLVVDLGTVPGVPGKIEGVALAGHNTLALINDNDFGMTDGAGAFDAQGRLVDSGIKTVLTYLRLPEGR
- a CDS encoding MFS transporter codes for the protein MTTTATAPAASRTYPSLRAAWIPLAALCLAFFVEMVDNTLLSIALPTIGRDLDGSTTSLQWVTGAYSLTFGGLLLTAGSMADRLGRRRVLLVGLAVFGLLSLGVVAVTSAGQLITLRAGLGVAAAAMAPITNSLVFRLFDDKALRMRAMTLMIVVGMSGFVLGPLLGGTALAHVSWQWLLVVNAPIALIAAIGVRLGVPADRPEDLTRDKLDLPGAVLSVLTIGLACYSLTSGVEHGWLSAATLASVLGAIAAGVGFVWHERRSASPMLDLRLFSNGTVRGAAIAQIGTAIAMAAVMFGLILHFQYAYGWSPVRAGLANLPIIVTMIAATPLSEWLAARFGHRIACLVGAACLAGSLAGLSWGVDHGYAAIAVCMVVMTIGLRTVMTICAIALVDAMPSNRTSIGTALNDTAQEVGSSIGTAVVGTMIAALVTTQLPAGTWSDALVASFFHGERITYAVLAVIVGLIAAAGALTLTDSHATEEHA
- a CDS encoding TetR/AcrR family transcriptional regulator, with the protein product MEAVLGAAVALLDEAGEPALTLRALAARLGTGVGSIYWYVSGKDELLDRAIDHVLGGVLTAVEGQTDSGDPIDDLRLMAEKLFDAIVDRPWLGGRFMRDINVQGNSLRLYEELGRQTLRLDLTPRERFYAVSAIVGVVVANAADLGQEPPAEVVDGIVGREEFLGRYAQTWRELDAEEYPFVRDIVEEFDGHDDKEQFLAALDLTLAGLRIQAGA